From the genome of Solanum stenotomum isolate F172 chromosome 5, ASM1918654v1, whole genome shotgun sequence:
tggctgatttagttgagttagacatgatagATTTTGATCTCATTCTTGGCATATGGACTGGTTTCATGTGTGTTATgtctcagttgattgtagaacacgagttgtcaagtttcaatttccaaatgagtcagTCTtggagtggaaaagtagttcagtagtgcctaagggtcatttcatttcataccttaaggcaagaaagttagtgtCTAAGGGGTGTGTAtgtcacttagtctgagttaatgactctagtgttgacaTACCTCCTATctagtcagtttcagtagtaaaagagtttccagaagtctttccagattatcttcctggagtccctcctgagagagataAACTTCGATATAGACCTTCTtctagatactcgtcctatatctattgcGTCATATAGGATGGCACTAGCAaagttaaaaaagttaaaagagcagttgaaaaaTCTCTTAGAgtaaggttttattcgaccaagtgtctcactgTGGGGCGCTCcgatcttgtttgtgagaaaggaagatggttcccttaagatgtgtatagactaccatcagttgaataaggttaccatcaagaataagtatcctctcccaaggattgatgatcttttcgatcaacttcagcgTGCCacctgtttctctaagatagacctcagatcgggctaccatcagttaagagtaagggaatgtgatattccaaaaacAGCTTTCAatacccgttatggtcattatgagtttctggtcatgtcgttcggtttaactaatgcgCCTGGAGCATTCATGGActttatgaatagagtattcaagccttatttagatatgctTGTTATCATGTTCactgatgacatactaatctattcgaggaatgaggaagatcatgctagtcatcttagAATAGTTCTCTAAACtttaaaggatagagagttatatgccaagttctctaagtgtgagttttggcttgattctgtggcattcttaggccacattatgTTTGGAGaaggaattaaagttgatacttagaaaatagaggcagtttAAAATTGGCCTAGACGTGGATCTCCAACttatattaggagtttcttgggtttggctggctattatagaaggttcgtagaggggttctcatctatttcatcccctttgactaatttaactcaaaaaatagtaaagtttcaatggtctgacgcttgtgagaaaagctttcaagaattgaaaaagagaatgACTACTGCCCTAGTATTGACCTCACCAGTAGGTACACAAGGATTTGTTATGTactgtgatgcgtctagagttggtttgggttgtatgttaatgcagaatgtcaaagttatagcttatgcctcaagACAGttaaaagttcatgagaagaattacccaacccatgatctagagttggctgccgtagttttttctttgaaaacatGGAGCCATTAtctatatggtgttcatgtggatgtgttcaccgatcacaaaagccttcagtatgtgtttactgAGAAAAAGCTTAAtatcagacaaaggaggtggttggaattactcaaggattatggcatgattattttttatcaccCAGGCAAAGctaatgttattgttgatgccttgaataGGTTATATATGGGTAGTACCGTCCATTTTGAGGAACATAAGAAGAGCTAGCGagagatgtgcatagacttgcacgcttaggagtccgactaatggattccacggaaggaggagtagtggtgatgaatggagCTGAATCATCTTTAGTGTCTGAAGttaaagagaagcaagaccaagatcccattttgcttgaattaaaggcaaatgttcataagcaaaaagtaatggcttctgaacaagggggagatggtatatTAAAGTATCAAGGTaaattgtgtgtaccaagggtggataaATTCCAAGAAAgaattatggaggaagctcatagctccagatattctatccatccgggttccacaaagatgtatcgtgatttgagagaagtctattggtggaggagtatgaagaagggcattgcagaatttgttgctaaatgtccgaattgccaacaagttaaagtagaacaCTAAAGGTTGGGtagtatggctcagaatatagaacttctgaAATgtaagtgggagatgatcaatatggatttcatcataggtttaccacggtctcgcagacaacacgattctatttgggtgattatcAATAGAATGAAAAAATTAGCCCACTTTTTGCTGGTAAAGACTAACCATTCAGTAgaggactatgctaagttgtatattcaagaagtagttagacttcatggagttccggtTTCCATTACTTCAGATAGGGGTGCCCAATTTACTACacaattctggaaatcttttcagaaaggcttgggttcaaaggtgaacttaagtattgcttttcatcctcaaatagttggtcaagcagagcgcaccaTTTAGagcttagaggatatgttgatggcttgtgtgatttatttgaaaggtaattgggatgatcacctacctctcattgagttcgcTTACAACGATAACTACCACTCTAACATCCAGAtagctccttatgaagctctttatgggagaagatgcaaatatcctattagatggtttgaagttggtgaagcagggttgataggaccatatttagttcatcaagttaCGAAGAAGGTGAAagtcattcaagagaggttgaaaatggggCAGAGTCTtcagaaatcctacattgatgttaggagaagggagttagagtttgaagtagatgattgggtatacttgaaagtttcacccatgaagggtgttatgagatttggtaagaaggggaagcttagtccccggtatattggtccttatagAATATCCAAGAGAATTGGCAATGTCGCTTATGAATTAGAGCTACctcaagagttagcagcggttcatccggtatttcacgtctccatgttgaaaaagtgcatgggagatccttctaTTATCATACCAACTAAAGATAGTGGAATCAAGGATAGTTTGTCCTATGAGGAGATTCcggttcaaattctagatcgtcaagttcacaagttgaggactaaggaagtagtgTCAGTCaaggttctttggaggaactAGTTTGTTGAGGAAACTACTTGGGAAgttgaggaagatatgaagaagagatatccacatctctttgaaactAAAGAACttccagaccaaggtactaagtCTTTTCTTAGTACTATTTAAATTATAAGTAGGCATGTTGTaattgcattgcttgttgggtgtttgagccgAATGATACATGTTACACCCTTGGCCTattaagagtaatctcattcaaggacgaatgtttccaagggggagattaagtaacaccccgtaactagaaagaactagaattagaaagagtcatttttgggaaagaatgaaaaatttggAAAAGTGGTTAcgttaagttaagtttgagtttttggtcaacttcaagcaaccataactcctagatcaggatagGTTAGGTGTGCTTCTAGATAtcataggaaagatcttggaataatctttccaacaaCGCCGAGTTTACTCAATTCTGAGtgtgtatgagtgagatatgcccattcgAAATTGGGAtgttcaattaaggaaagtctaaaccgGATTTTGGAGGGgtgttttagtcttttccttttcaaattattttaatccatttttaggagtttaattggggtgaAATAAGAatttagtcagtttagaaaattggaaatttacgttagggcttggagaaaggagaaaagacgagaaagaagaagaagaggcaagattcgtcaagatcctTCAATTTTGTTGTGGATttgccaaggattcaatcctacgagttatgtgagatcacatagcattgggtaagtttacccacgcgccaatcatgatttatttcagtgAATTTAAGTCcttgaaagtttagaaattgagttcttgatgtgtttgttgaagttatATTGAATTTTTGATTCGTTGAAATTATTGAGGAGTTGTTTGATCCGAATTCATGATTTTAGGTGTGAATTGGATTAGAATCTTTTATATATTGATGGTATagttgattctaagtgtttgggaaaagaccCAATTTATAATAGAGGGTTTAGAATTAAAAAACGAAGGAGGAATTTCGTAAAAAACTGGGAAATGGGGGTGGGGGGTCGCACCAGCAAACGCGCCCCAAAGAGTCCTATGAGGTTTTGACCCTGAGTTGCCACACCAGCCAGCACCCCCCAACTTCATCTTTGAAGTTTTGGGTCTGGCGCCAGGGACGCTAGGTCTTCTACTTTTTCCCCcttcttttcgtactagttccttagcaatgtacctatgttttctagtggattccaacactctaaggtatgtataaacatcatgaaatcatccatcacatgagatcatgaaccttgaatccataatccaattcaaggaaatttaagatcaaagtcaagagaagtaagagtaAAGTCAAGAGaacttcttagagttttccaaaagtctttttcaaatgttttaactttgttttaagacttaaagttcaagttgagtaaagagcaATGAGTAAgggttgaagttcatttcttcaagaGTATATGGGGCCTACGTATTCCCAAAGAGtctaaaatgttttcacatttaaacaagaaaaagaaaactttgatttccaaatagcctttgagctagttttcagtaaaaaCTTAATgttttcataattaagcaagagaggaaactttgatttccaagatagcctttgagctaagtttttgaacaattatctcaaatcacagaaagaagttttttttaaacaaaagagctagtatcatattttgggagtagtattgagcaccgttatgggggagagtttagacaactgccagcccccataaaccatgtagtcaccatgggtagaaaagggtcacacttgttagatgattccttagtgtttttttagcatagactagtggatacACTTAGTAGTCATGTTcttacccttggcaaggtataggacggccttGGCAccgtgaggtaaaatgttgtatcatcataatagctcTTACGTTATGGTTGTAGGTaggagaaactcccacaacaataTTTGTACTCTTACATAcacagtttatttgtatttttacagaCAATTCAAAGTTTATAtcgtatctttgcatacacacataGTAATATGTTTAAATACTCATAGTTgacatccatgttttaaaagcttttctttatactggatttactttattgctttatattgaaataagttcagtTCAGTTGAGTTAAGCCATGTATGTTCTTCAATTCCTTTCAAGTATATGTCTTGTTTTacaattcccctcgcatactcgtacattcaatgtattgatgccatttggcctgcatcttctaatgatgtagatacaggttaccaggatcagcatccagcacatcgttgattctagttgagctccagacttgttggtgagcctcattgcttctggaggatcccctttattgcttttagtagttttagtttcattaggatgttgtgggtcttgtcccgacatccatctcagttgtttagaggcttcatagacagtcagatgttagttctttagtctttttattttcattatcttatgtagagacttgagttgccttattggttagttgaaaattttctttataacattctaagTTTTGTTTGGGTTATCTTgttaagttaagtcttccgctgagaaaGTAAGTCAAGCcaaggttcgcttggggccagtaatggttttcgagtgccatcccgcccagggtgtagtctcggggcgtgacagtttCATGATGCATATACAGGTAACTAGAGTCATCAAGAGGCACTTCGTTGATTCTACTTGCAGTCCCGGAGTTGTTTTGTGAGTCTCCTTTCTTACGGTGGATCCctcatttatttctattatcttagttttgttaggatgatcaggggtcttgtcccgacatccctcacagtatgagaggcttcataggCAATAGtagttgaggagtcttttccattttcattttgttggTGTTTAAGACTTGAATaagactctactcaacgcgacTTGTCAGATATCCTAGGACCTTTTCTAAAACCTTGTTCTctaaataccaagtttgtcactatCCAAAGTaaaccctagacgtgacatgatGCATAAGACCTTGAGAAGCCCTACACAATAAACTTGACATACATACAACACAATATTATAGAAAATATGAGAAATTAAGCAACAGGTCTTATATCATCAAGAAATTGAcataaaagcggaagtctacaGTTAGCCTTGATAAGCCAATCTAATACATCAAAAGAAGTGATCTGGACGTAACTCATACACCACGTACAACATCTTAAAGTAAattacatcaaaagtaaagtcTTCATGGTGTTGCCCTCTAAGCATGATGACTCAGCAGTCCATATCTAGCTGTGAGCGGAAGGATAACAAGTGTCTAACACTACATTAttaaacaatgtaggcacaagtatgcattattacatgaaatgtactaagtatgagggatatgcataaaaatgtaaaacaaCATGATAAGGGGACATAAAGGaaaacatgatatgcatgaccaagataaaacgtagtaaaacctttaaagaagaatcataaatcatgaacatggtcaatgcatcttTAAATTATAGGTAAATCGAGATAAAAACCTTTGAAgcaacttagttcattttgtgaGATATTtaccattaaccgacatagaccacatGAGCTATATCCAGTGTCTTGCTCTCACACTGAAAAATCCACTttaacttctagcttaggtggatccactagctaagtctTTCTAAGACAAAACCTATGGGGGTACGTAGTTAGGGACAAAAAAATTGCTACTAgagacccgacctctactaacttGAGAGCCTCCAACTCAACGTCCTCTCAGTGCTATGTAACATCCTAATGGCATAGTCATATTCAAAAACATATTATCATACatagaaaaacataattaagttaCTAGTACAAGATTAAATCACCCGAGAGTAGTTTCTTAAATAATGAAATCATGCATGTGTAAGAAAACCTTTTACCAAATCATGATTTCTTAATTTGTGAGAAAACTTTCCACAATTCATTGATGTTTATCTTAGAAGCAACTTTAGATCATAAAATCTTTCTTCAcaaatcatgcataaatttTCATGAACCATATTCATaaatgcatatcttcataagtACATAGTCAAAGCTATGAATAATGCATCGGTCTTAtagaaataaatatgaaatcatgTAGATTAATCAACTCTATGTATAGAAAGatggaaattgaaaaattaaatcagGATCAACCAAGACCCATAAAGATCACATGAAATCCAAATCAATTTAGGAgaaattgaattggaaacttaGAAATCTTTGGGACCATTGGATGAATGAAATCCAATGGTGAAAACTCTACATACCTTGATAATCAAAGCCCAAAAGTAATGGAGGTGAACCAGAGATGTCTTCCTTGAAGCTTGAGAGAATTTGGAGATGATGAATGTGGATGAGGAATTGGGGAGTAGATATAGGAATAGAAGGGTAATTGTAAGACTAAAAATTAGAgtcaaaacgacatagtataggcATTAAATGCATAGAAAAAGGCCCAAATATCCTTAACAAATAACTTTCAGAAGTCCCTACGGTTTGGACCTACAGACTATAGAGTTGTCTTCAAATCTAACTGGCTAGCCGTAGGTCGAGAAACTGGGGCCTAAAATTGGCCAACTTCCTACGACACAATTCTTTGGACCGTCAAACTTTTTACATTCTGTAGACCTCTCCTTAACCCAAAATTTTTACTAAGTATGGATTACCCCTACGGAACCCATCCACGACTCGCCCAATTTCCTATGGCTCGTCCTATTCATTCGTAGGTCAAACCTTAGAAACTTGAAATTCTAAAAACTCAAATCCAATTCTACGATTCTCTTCCTACAGTCTGTAGGTCTATCTCATAGACCACTGCCTCTGTGTAAAAgctgttttttctttttcttttcaactttcctcttttcgaggtgttacacaGGATGATCTGCGAGTTATAGATCCAACTCCAATTACTTCTCCTTTGGCATTATCTCTGAATTGTACATATCCTCCATTAAAATCATTCAACgtttaaaagttttctttctttccatataTGTTTCTGGAGCATCCACTATTGATTACCCACATTCCTTTTTTGTAGGTCCTTTTGGTTCGCTCCTGCAAGATAGataaattaatttcttttaggtACCTAAGTATTCTTGGGTCCTTGATAGTTTGGACTAGCATCCTTTTGTGTCCATATCCATTTACTGGAAAACAATTTCATGCAGTTAAAAGAATTGTGCCCATAATGCCACACGTAAAAAAAGGTGGGCTTAAAAGTAGATTTAGTAGAATAAAGAGAAGAGTTGATGATTGATCTGTTAGACATGACTGAGCTATGACACTGTGATTTCTTGATGTTATTTAATTGCATCTTGATTTCACCAAGTTCTTCACATAGTAAGTCAACTTCAATCTGACTTTCTTCAAGAAGAATTCGTCAGTCTTTCTTTTCTTGTGCAATCTTGTTATATTCATCAATAACCTTCTGGAATTTGTCAGTATCAATATCCAAAGACACAGTTAGAGCAATTATGATGTCTTACCTTGCTTGATTCCCCCATTGCCGCAATGTagatatttgttgttttagcatGATCCACTTGTAGTGCTTCTTCATCGCTTCATGCTCCAAGACTTTTTGGATCCACACTTTTCCTATGGCTCCTTCTTTTTAGTTCAGGACAGTTTTACCTAATGTGACTTGGCTTTCTACAGCAATAACAACAATCGTCATTCTGGAGTAGTCGTTGTTCTTGAAGTCTTGTTGAGGCCTCTGTCTTCTCTGACGTAGCATCTCCACGATTTATGAGGGTCATTCCTTCACTTTGGGATTCattaatttcttcttcaatttcaagagTTCCAGCTGTAAAGgccataattttctttttgtcgTCCTTGTTATATTTGTTGATATGATTTTATTCATAGGCTATAAGGTTACCTCAAAGTTCATCATAAGTCATTTTTTGTAGATCTCCATCTTCAAGAATAGCGGCCTTAGTTTCCCAGGCCTTTGGAAGACTTCTTATGAACTTTCTGACTTGTAGTCCATTTGAGTATATCATTCCAAACAATTGAGTTCGCAAACAATCTTGCTGAATCTTGAGAACATATTTTCTACGATCTCATCATCTGccattttgaaaatttcatattcatttacCAGTGAACTGATTCGAGCTTCCTTTACTTTGTTTGTCCCTTCATAAGTGACTTCAAGTTTGTCTCACATTTCTTTCGTAGTTTCACATCTAtagatttttcatattttgctCTACTAACTGAACAGTACAACAAACTTTTTACTCTAGCGTTAGTTTGGATTACCTCTTGTTGTTCCTTTGTGATGTCAAATGATTCCAGATCAATCTCTTTTGAGGAAAATTCCTTTCCAGTGAGACTAGGGATGTATTTTTGTCTCTTCTTGATAACTACCAAATCTTGGAAATCATTTGATGTAATAAAGACTCTAAACCTATCTTTCCGGTGGGAGTAGTGTTGACCATTGAAGTAAGGAGGTCGGTTCGAAGAGTGTCCATCTTGAAGAAGAGCATTAGGAATTTGATAGTTGTCCATGGATATTTACTCAAGTGTGGTTAAACTTTGATTTGTGAGACCTGCCCTTATACCAATTGAAAGTTAAGACGGGGCTGAATTATAATTATCGTAGTCGACTAACATTTGTGAGTAGTCGACTCTTCCTACAGATtagattctcaaaaaataaataagcaaAGGACAGAATATAAATGAAAAGGATAATAATTTAACAAATGAGAGCAAATCAGACCATGTGAAAAATTGGACTttagaaaaccctaaaccttgCCGCCGTTAaacattttagtcttttccgaTGGCCGCCGTGGCTGGGGGCCATCACCCTCCTGAGGATGGCATACTGGTAGCCAAAGTACCTACGTATGCTGACTCTTTGAGACATTATAAAGCTAATAGTAAGGCTTTACCCCTTAAaccaatttcctttttgcatggTGAACCACAAGTAATATGGGAACAGGACGAAGTGAATAAGATGATCATAAACGAGAATCTTGAGTATGCAGTAATTGGTAAGTTTTCGTATGCATGGCCTGATATACAAGACCTGCGTAGATTGATCCCTAAGCAGTGTGAACTTAAAGGGGATTGCAATATTTGTCTATTAAGCAATAGACATGTTTTAATCAGGAGTACTCTCTTGGAGGATTACGTACACCTGTTATCGAAACCGGCTTTCTACATCAATCAGCAAAATGGTTCATATCCAATGCAAACTCTCAAGTGGGATCCAATGTTCAATCCGGAGGAGGAAACAACGACTGCTATTGCGTGGATCTCTTTTCCCTCGCTTCTCccaaatttttttggaaatgaaACAATTTTCTCCCTAGTTGCAGCAGTAGGGAAGCCATTAAAGGTAGATATGGCTACAAGAAATCAAACCAGGCCTAGTCGTGCGAGAGTGAAAGTGGAGGTAGATCTAATGAAAGAATTTTCGAAACGCATTAAGATTGGGATGCGAAAATAGAGTGGGGAGGTGATGGAGAAATGGATCAAAATAAGGTATGACTATGTCCCAAAATACTGTAAGACATGCATGATTCAGGGGCATAATGAAGAACAGTGTTATGTGATACATTCAGAATTATATCCAAAAGAGAAGACAGGGCACAAAGAAGGACATACAAAGGAGGATGGGAGGTTGAATTTTGAAGCTAGGGGGGGCAAAGCTGCAGATAAAGAACTTGTTGTACAAAAATATAGGAAAGAGGGAGAGTTCGTGGAGCAAAAGTATAAAAAATGGGGAGGAGGAAGAACCAAACAACAGGAACAGGTCTGGAGCAAAGTAGGCATCATAACTGGTGACAAGGAGATGAAAGAGAAGGATGACGTGAAGAAGGTAGTCCATAAGAAGGAGACAAAATTTGATTCCCCTGGGGCACGTATGAGTGATAACATAGAGAAGAGACACAAATCAAAAATGACGTCTGATGATACAAACCTGGTTGAGGTGGACAGCACATCAAAAAGTGAAGACGGAAACACTAAATCAGGCAGGGTCTCTATTCACAATGAGGATAAAACACCGAAAAGGTCAAGCAAAGAGGATCAGTCATTGGCTAACAATTATGGAGAGTACAAACTCGATAAAGAAAACCAAAATAATGATATTTTGTTTGGGACAAGTAATTTCTCTATGGGGGAGAACAACAAAGGGGAGACAGAGCATAAAAAAGGACCAGACTTAATTGAAGATGGTGAGGATGTGATACAACATAGAAGAGAGACGGAGCAGGATGAGGATATGGAGTATAACATACAACAAATTAGCAAAGCGGGCGATTTATCACCACATCATACCAACAGTCTGAAACATGGGGCGAGAAAAGGCAAACAAACATTACCTCTTCAGGTGAAAACAAGGCGCAGTAAGGACAAGGCATCCAACAGTGATCAATGATtgggaaaattatattttggaaTATTAGGTCGGTTAACACTCAAAAATCTTTTGAGAGGTTAATtgacataaataaaagatatcaTTTTGCATTTGTAGAGAACCTTTTCAAGATCCATCAGAGTTAGATCATTTTAGGAAACTGGGCTTTGATAATGCAGGTGTAAATTGTTCGGggaaaatttagtatttttggAGATCGGAGTGGGAAGGAATCATCATTCTAGATACTGTGCAGCAAGTCACCATTAGATTCAAAATTGACAGCAAGTTTTTCCTTATTTCTATTGTATATGCTAAATACAATGTTTTGGAAAGACTTGAACTTTGGGAAGAGTTAGAAAGTATTGACAGGGATCGATGGCCATGGATTATTGGGGGTGATTTTAATGTTATATTAaatgaagaggagaaacttggAGGGCTTCCTTTTACCTAGCATGAGGCCATAGATTTT
Proteins encoded in this window:
- the LOC125863933 gene encoding uncharacterized protein LOC125863933 → MAAVAGGHHPPEDGILVAKVPTYADSLRHYKANSKALPLKPISFLHGEPQVIWEQDEVNKMIINENLEYAVIGKFSYAWPDIQDLRRLIPKQCELKGDCNICLLSNRHVLIRSTLLEDYVHLLSKPAFYINQQNGSYPMQTLKWDPMFNPEEETTTAIAWISFPSLLPNFFGNETIFSLVAAVGKPLKVDMATRNQTRPSRARVKVEVDLMKEFSKRIKIGMRK